From one Lineus longissimus chromosome 3, tnLinLong1.2, whole genome shotgun sequence genomic stretch:
- the LOC135485436 gene encoding elongation factor 1-gamma-like translates to MATGTLYTYPENFRAFKVLVAAKYSGTNVTVADKPPKFKFSETNKTDDFLKKFPLGKVPAYEAEDGTTLFESNAIARYVANGKLHGSCNTSAALVDQWINFGDNEILPSACTWVFPCLGFMQYNKQNTEAAKETIKRALRVLDAYLKTRTYLVGERISQADISVCCNLLALYQHVLEPSFRAPFPHVNRWFTTLINQPNFKAVIGEFKLCVKMAQFDSKKYAELNKKDQGGKKEKKPQPKQEPKMKEEKTEEKEVDLPPPKRKNAFEELPPGKFNFEAWNRLYFNEDDVIGKSVPYFWQNYDKENLCLYKGTYKEEDLAAYRTKPSFMINNLIGGWFQRLDAIRKYGIGIAVVTGEEGNLHAVTALFVSRGNKPYHEIAADTIGGCDHLSYDWEILDPEKPEVKEMVTEYLVQEPERDYWKAHPLLSVKNFH, encoded by the exons ATGGCGACTGGC ACTCTGTACACTTACCCTGAAAACTTCCGTGCCTTCAAGGTACTCGTCGCTGCAAAATACAGTGGCACCAACGTCACTGTTGCAGACAAACCACCAAAGTTCAAGTTCAGTGAAACCAACAAAACTGATGACTTTTTGAAGAAGTTTCCCCTGGGCAAG GTTCCAGCGTACGAGGCAGAGGATGGAACGACATTGTTTGAAAGCAATGCCATTGCTCGCTATG TTGCCAACGGTAAGCTCCACGGGAGCTGTAACACGTCTGCTGCGCTTGTTGATCAGTGGATCAACTTTGGGGACAATGAGATCTTGCCATCAGCGTGTACTTGGGTTTTCCCCTGCCTCGGCTTTATGCAGTACAACAAACAG AACACTGAAGCAGCAAAAGAGACCATCAAACGAGCCCTCCGTGTCCTCGACGCCTACCTGAAGACCAGGACCTACTTAGTTGGTGAGAGGATCTCCCAGGCTGACATCAGTGTGTGCTGCAACTTGCTAGCTCTCTACCAGCAT GTTCTGGAGCCCTCTTTCCGTGCACCATTCCCCCATGTCAACAGATGGTTCACAACCCTCATCAATCAGCCAAACTTCAAGGCTGTCATTGGAGAGTTCAAACTCTGTGTAAAGATGGCACAGTTTGACA GTAAAAAATATGCTGAATTAAACAAGAAAGACCAAGGGGGCAAGAAAGAGAAGAAACCACAACCAAAG CAAGAACCCAAGATGAAAGAAGAAAAGACAGAAGAAAAAGAGGTGGACCTTCCCCCACCAAAAAGGAAAAATGCCTTTGAAGAACTTCCTCCCGG TAAATTCAATTTTGAAGCCTGGAATCGGCTTTATTTCAACGAGGATGACGTGATTGGAAAGTCTGTCCCTTATTTCTGGCAGAACTATGATAAGGAAAATCTGTGCTTATACAAGGGAACATACAAAGAGGAGGACTTGGCAGCATACCGAACGAAGCCTTCATTTATGATTAATAATTTGATTGGTG GTTGGTTCCAGAGGTTGGATGCAATTCGCAAATATGGCATCGGTATAGCGGTAGTGACTGGTGAGGAGGGCAATCTTCATGCTGTGACGGCGCTGTTTGTGTCCCGAGGAAATAAGCCTTATCATGAG ATCGCTGCTGATACAATTGGAGGCTGTGACCACTTGAGTTACGATTGGGAAATACTGGATCCTGAGAAGCCCGAAGTGAAAGAAATGGTGACAGAATATCTCGTACAGGAACCAGAAAGGGACTACTGGAAGGCACATCCTCTTCTAAGTGTAAAGAACTTCCATTAG